From the Centropristis striata isolate RG_2023a ecotype Rhode Island chromosome 5, C.striata_1.0, whole genome shotgun sequence genome, the window ttagTTCCCACAATATAAACCGTTGAAAGTCAAAGTTATTACTATACATCATTCTAATGCCCTGCTGGAACGGTAATAGTCCACAGCTAGTCACAGAATGTGATGTGAGCATGTTAATAGGTGACCCAGTGGCAGTTGTATATGGGTTTAAAGGAAATGCGTCCTTCAGGAAAGGAGTGTTGATAAGATTGGACGGAGACACATTTGCCTTGACAGCACTGAATTTATTAATACATAATACTttgttatataaaatatattaaattgactACAGACCGGATGAAATCATttcctatttattattacatttaataatCAAACTAAACCTCAGCCGGGTCATATCGCTTCCACAGAGTGCAGAGCAGCATTTGCGCACTAATGTGCCAGAAAGCGAGTTAAAAGATtagatttaaagatttaattagaaatgtgtatatatatatatatatttgttttccatgtatcaACTGTGACATGAATCACATGCATTTATATTATCTGGCAGTCTTCAGAGTCGGCCAAATTTCACAGGTTGTTTTCGTTTACCCCAATCTTAAAAGTATCCAAACTCCCCTTTAAGGGTGTTGGTCTCTGTGATTTAAACCAATGATATGACTCTGTGTTCCGCAAGAAAAAACTGTGACATGTGAGGCAGTGGGTCTTTAAAGGGCTGCTCTGCCCCAACTCACAAGCCCAATCTCGTAGGACTTGTTAGCGTATCACGTGCCAGATTCTTAATGAAGTGGACACACGAGGGTCTCGTGTGCGCATGCGCTTGGTGTAAAATGTAGTTGGAAATGAGGTGTCCGTCTTGGAGTAGTCGACTTTTAAAAAGCATCGGCAGCCCCTGATATGACGACTTCGCTGGTTCTGCATCCACGCTGGGCGGACACCTTGATGTACGTTTATGAAAAAAGCCCGAATGAAAACAACCAGAATAAAAGCCAAACAATGGAGGGACTGAGCAGTAATTGCCCTGCGACCCACTGCAGGGACCTGATGTCGCACCCCGCGCTGGGACGGCATTCTGGCTCCATAGCGACCCACCAGGGCTCCGTCTACTCGGATATTTCCTCTCCAGACACCGGTCGACAGTGTCCCGCTCCTCAAACGTCATCCAGTGCATCTTTGAGCTACGGTTATCCCTTTGGAAACCCATATTACGGCTGTAGATTATCTCATTCGCACAACGTGAACTTGCAGCAGAAGCCATGCTCGTACCATCCCGCAGAGAAATATGCCGAGCCCAGCACAGCGCTGCCCACGGAAGAACTGTCTAGCAGGGCGAAAGAGTTTGCCTTCTACCCGAGTTTCGCCAGTTCATATCAGGCTGTCCCTGGATATCTCGACGTGTCGGTGGTGCCTAGTATCAGTGCCCATCCCGAACCGAGGCACGACGCCTTGATCCCCATGGAGGGCTACCAGCACTGGGCTCTCTCCAATGGCTGGGATGGGCAGGTGTACTGCTCCAAAGAGCAAACGCAGTCAACTCATCTTTGGAAATCACCTTTTCCAGGTTTGtgaaaaattatgtttattttttttctaagtcATGCTCCAGGCTGTAATTCATATTTAGTACAGCTGCTTGTATGCTTTTAATACCTGTGTCATCCCATTAAGAAAGCTATTTAAATgtagtcatttatttttactctgCTGAGATGTTATAGCTTACCCTGAATTTTATTGTTAAAGTGTCAATATCAACTTACAGAGAAGTCCAGGGAAACTAAATGTGCTAAATAAACATCCAACTGTCAAACCTTATGTCAGTTATCATATGTCCCTTATGGACTCTGTTAACAGAGGAAGTgatatttttcactttgacacAAAACAATTCATCATGCATTTTcttacaagtgtgtgtgtaaaatcagAATTGTGTGTTGAAGATTACATTTAGTTGCTTGGTCCTTTAATGGTTAATATACATTCAGAAACGGGGACTTTGCTTTGGACAGTTTGCAGTTTTTCTTGTAAGGAAGTCATATGATGAATTTAGTTTCAGTCACGTAGAATAGGAAGCAACACCAGTGCATACCTTTGCCCCCTTGTTTGACAATATAGTGACTAAGCTAGCCTACTGTGTTTGGATGGTGCCAATAAATCTCAGCGCCCTGCGATGTGTCCATCGTTTCCT encodes:
- the hoxc13a gene encoding homeobox protein Hox-C13a is translated as MTTSLVLHPRWADTLMYVYEKSPNENNQNKSQTMEGLSSNCPATHCRDLMSHPALGRHSGSIATHQGSVYSDISSPDTGRQCPAPQTSSSASLSYGYPFGNPYYGCRLSHSHNVNLQQKPCSYHPAEKYAEPSTALPTEELSSRAKEFAFYPSFASSYQAVPGYLDVSVVPSISAHPEPRHDALIPMEGYQHWALSNGWDGQVYCSKEQTQSTHLWKSPFPDVVPLQPEVSSYRRGRKKRVPYTKIQLKELEKEYAASKFITKDKRRRISAATNLSERQVTIWFQNRRVKEKKFVSKSKSNHMHTT